The Enterobacter oligotrophicus sequence ACTTCCATCTGCCTGAATCGACGCTGATTATGCTGGTTTCCGCTTTTGCGGGTTATCAGCACACGATGGCTGCCTACAAGTCTGCGGTAGAACAAAAATATCGCTTTTTTAGCTACGGGGACGCGATGTTTATCACGTACAATCCGCAGGCTTTGAATGAGCGTGTCGGGGAATAAGTCCGCGGCACCGGAATAATGTGTTGGACTGTTTTTCTGACACAGGAGAAAAAATGAAATTTGAACTCGATACCACCGATGGCCGCGCGCGTCGCGGTCGACTGGTGTTTGATCGCGGCGTGGTCGAAACCCCCGCGTTTATGCCTGTGGGCACCTACGGCACCGTAAAAGGGATGACGCCGGAAGAAGTGGAAGCCACTGGCGCACAGATTATCCTCGGCAATACCTTCCACCTGTGGCTGCGTCCGGGTCAGGAGATCATGAAGCTGCATGGCGACCTGCATGACTTCATGCAGTGGAAAGGCCCCATTCTGACCGACTCCGGCGGCTTCCAGGTCTTCAGCCTGGGTGATATCCGCAAGATCACCGAAAAAGGCGTGCACTTCCGTAACCCGATCAACGGCGATCCGATTTTCCTCGATCCAGAAAAATCGATGGAGATTCAGTACGATCTCGGCTCCGACATCGTGATGATCTTCGACGAATGTACGCCGTACCCGGCGGACTGGGACTATGCGAAACGCTCTATGGAAATGTCCCTGCGTTGGGCGAAGCGTAGCCGCGACCGTTTTGATTCTCTGCAGAACAAAAATGCGCTGTTCGGCATTATCCAGGGCAGCGTTTACGAAGATTTACGCGATATCTCCGTTAAAGGTCTGGTAGAGATAGGTTTTGATGGCTACGCTGTCGGCGGTTTGGCTGTCGGTGAGCCGAAGGAAGATATGCACCGCATTCTGGAGCATGTCTGCCCGCAAATCCCGGCGGATAAACCACGATACCTGATGGGTGTGGGTAAACCAGAAGATCTGGTGGAAGGCGTTCGTCGCGGCATTGATATGTTCGACTGCGTCATGCCAACCCGTAACGCGCGTAACGGTCATCTGTTCGTTACCGATGGCGTGGTGAAAATCCGTAACGCGAAGCATAAGAGTGACACCAGCCCGCTCGATTCCGAGTGTGATTGCTATACCTGTCGCAATTATTCTCGCGCGTACCTGCATCATCTCGATCGTTGCAACGAGATTTTGGGCGCGCGTCTCAATACCATTCATAATCTTCGTTATTATCAGCGCTTAATGGCTGGTTTACGTAAGGCTATCGAAGAGGGTAAATTAGAGAGCTTCGTGACCGATTTCTACCAACGTCAGGGCCGGGATGTTCCACCTTTGAACGTTGATTAATATTAATAATGAGGGAATTTGAATGAGCTTTTTTATTTCTGATGCGGTAGCAGCAACGGGTGCGCCGGCGCAGGGCAGCCCGATGTCTCTGATTCTGATGCTGGTTGTGTTCGGTCTGATCTTCTACTTCATGATCCTGCGTCCACAGCAGAAGCGTACCAAAGAGCACAAGAACCTGATGAACTCCATCGCAAAAGGCGATGAAGTGCTGACCAACGGTGGCCTGGTGGGTCGTGTAACCAAAGTAGCTGAAAACGGCTACATTGCTATCGCCCTGAACGACACCACTGAAGTGGTTATCAAACGTGACTTCGTAGCTGCCGTTCTGCCAAAAGGCACTATGAAGGCGCTGTAATCCCAACTTTTCCCAAAGGGAACTGCCGTGTTAAACCGTTATCCTTTGTGGAAGTACATCATGCTGGTCGTCGTGATTTTCGTCGGCCTGCTGTACGCGCTTCCCAACCTGTATGGTGAGGATCCGGCCGTTCAAATCACTGGCGCGCGCGGTGTCGCCGCCAGTGAGCAAACGCTGATCCAGGTCCAGAAAACGTTACAAGAAGAAAAAATTACCGCTAAGTCTGTGGCACTGGAAGAGGGCGCAATTCTTGCTCGCTTCGACACCACCGACACGCAGCTCCGCGCCCGTGAAGCGCTGATGGGCGTGCTGGGTGATAAATATGTCGTGGCGCTGAACCTTGCTCCTGCAACCCCGCGTTGGCTGGCTGCGCTGAGCGCAGAGCCAATGAAACTCGGCCTTGACCTGCGTGGCGGCGTTCACTTCCTGATGGAAGTGGATATGGATACCGCGCTTGGCAAACTGCAGGAACAGAATATCGACAGCCTGCGCAGCGATCTGCGCGAAAAAGGCATCGCGTACACGACCGTGCGTAAAGAAGATAACTACG is a genomic window containing:
- the yajC gene encoding preprotein translocase subunit YajC, with product MSFFISDAVAATGAPAQGSPMSLILMLVVFGLIFYFMILRPQQKRTKEHKNLMNSIAKGDEVLTNGGLVGRVTKVAENGYIAIALNDTTEVVIKRDFVAAVLPKGTMKAL
- the tgt gene encoding tRNA guanosine(34) transglycosylase Tgt; amino-acid sequence: MKFELDTTDGRARRGRLVFDRGVVETPAFMPVGTYGTVKGMTPEEVEATGAQIILGNTFHLWLRPGQEIMKLHGDLHDFMQWKGPILTDSGGFQVFSLGDIRKITEKGVHFRNPINGDPIFLDPEKSMEIQYDLGSDIVMIFDECTPYPADWDYAKRSMEMSLRWAKRSRDRFDSLQNKNALFGIIQGSVYEDLRDISVKGLVEIGFDGYAVGGLAVGEPKEDMHRILEHVCPQIPADKPRYLMGVGKPEDLVEGVRRGIDMFDCVMPTRNARNGHLFVTDGVVKIRNAKHKSDTSPLDSECDCYTCRNYSRAYLHHLDRCNEILGARLNTIHNLRYYQRLMAGLRKAIEEGKLESFVTDFYQRQGRDVPPLNVD